From a region of the Nitrospirota bacterium genome:
- the carB gene encoding carbamoyl-phosphate synthase large subunit, translating to MPKRTDIKTILLIGSGPIVIGQACEFDYSGTQACKALKEEGYRVVLINSNPATIMTDPELADRTYVEPITLDVVEQVIERERPDALLPTMGGQTALNTAIGLAKRGTLAKYGVQLIGASAEAIHKAEDREAFRQAMWKIGLKTPESAVARTLLDAERELDRIGFPTIVRPSFTMGGTGGNIAYNIEEFRHCVEWGLQASPVGEILIEQSVIGWKEFELEVMRDLKDNVVIVCPIENFDPMGIHTGDSITVAPAMTLTDKEYQALRDAAVRIIREIGVDTGGSNIQFGLHPDTGEMVVIEMNPRVSRSSALASKATGFPIAKIAAKLAVGYTLDEITNDITRVTKASFEPTIDYVVVKIPRFTFEKFPGADPTLTTQMKSVGEAMAIGRTFKEALQKAVRSMEIDRYGLVSLLGLDRGVPAKANREELATKVRDRLRSPHPDRLWHLADAMRLGLPTEELYQRTKIDPWFLEQIREIVRFEDRLRGEALTADLLREAKQLGFSDERIGQLNGLDGKTLRERRINPPVETEAIRATYKRVDTCAAEFEAKTPYLYSTYERECEAAPTQRKKVVILGGGPNRIGQGIEFDYCCVHAAFALREEGYETIMVNCNPETVSTDYDTSDRLYFEPLTQEDVLNIIRVEQPLGVVVQFGGQTPLKLALPLAQAGVTILGTSPDAIDRAEDRERFRDLLEKLKLRQPDSGIARSVEEAIQRAAAITYPVMVRPSYVLGGRAMRIVYDEAGLRGYMTSAVTASPNHPVLIDKYLEDAIEVDVDALSDGRRVVVAGIMEHIEEAGVHSGDSACSLPPYTLGHSVVEEIRRQTTALAMELGVIGLMNAQFAVRDGKVFVLEVNPRGSRTVPFVSKTIGVPLAKLAMKVMMGKTLDELGFTETKPLAHVAVKEAVFPFMKFAGVDVLLGPEMRSTGEVMGVDGDFGWAFAKSQAGAGVALPRGGTVFLSVKDQDKPAALDVARHLQRLRFKIEATSGTAAYLRNQGVEVQTVNKVNEGRPHIVDHIKNGEISLVINTVGSEASHADSASIRREALQKGLPYYTTMRGALAAALGIDASLRKALTIRSLQEYHARREC from the coding sequence ATGCCTAAACGCACCGACATCAAGACCATTCTCCTGATCGGCTCCGGCCCCATCGTCATCGGGCAGGCCTGCGAATTTGACTATTCCGGCACCCAGGCCTGCAAGGCCCTCAAGGAAGAAGGCTACCGGGTGGTGCTGATCAACAGCAATCCGGCCACGATCATGACCGATCCGGAGCTGGCCGACCGGACCTACGTGGAGCCCATCACACTGGACGTGGTGGAGCAGGTGATCGAACGGGAACGGCCGGACGCCCTGCTCCCGACAATGGGCGGCCAGACGGCCCTGAACACCGCGATCGGCCTGGCCAAGCGCGGCACGCTGGCCAAGTACGGAGTCCAGCTCATCGGCGCGTCGGCCGAGGCGATTCACAAGGCGGAGGACCGCGAAGCCTTCCGGCAGGCCATGTGGAAGATCGGGCTGAAGACCCCGGAGAGCGCCGTCGCGCGGACGCTGCTCGACGCCGAACGCGAACTCGACCGGATCGGGTTTCCCACCATCGTGCGGCCGTCCTTCACGATGGGCGGGACCGGCGGGAACATCGCCTACAACATCGAAGAGTTCCGTCACTGCGTCGAATGGGGTCTGCAGGCCAGCCCGGTCGGGGAAATTCTGATCGAACAGTCCGTGATCGGCTGGAAGGAATTCGAACTGGAGGTGATGCGGGACCTCAAAGACAATGTCGTGATCGTCTGCCCGATCGAGAATTTCGACCCGATGGGCATCCACACCGGCGACAGCATCACCGTGGCCCCGGCCATGACCTTGACCGACAAGGAATACCAAGCCCTGCGGGACGCGGCCGTCCGGATCATCCGCGAGATCGGCGTGGATACGGGCGGCTCCAACATTCAATTCGGGCTGCACCCGGACACGGGCGAGATGGTGGTCATCGAAATGAACCCGCGCGTCTCCCGCAGCTCGGCCCTGGCCTCCAAGGCCACCGGCTTTCCGATCGCCAAGATCGCGGCGAAACTGGCGGTCGGCTACACGCTCGATGAGATCACCAACGACATCACCCGCGTGACCAAAGCCTCCTTCGAGCCGACCATCGACTACGTCGTCGTGAAGATTCCGCGCTTCACCTTCGAGAAATTTCCCGGCGCCGACCCGACCCTGACCACCCAGATGAAATCGGTCGGGGAGGCCATGGCCATCGGGCGCACCTTCAAAGAGGCCCTGCAGAAAGCCGTCCGCTCGATGGAGATCGACCGCTACGGTCTGGTCTCCCTGCTGGGCCTGGACCGGGGAGTTCCGGCCAAGGCCAATCGGGAGGAATTGGCGACCAAAGTCCGCGACCGTCTGCGCAGCCCTCACCCGGACCGGCTCTGGCATCTGGCGGACGCCATGCGGCTGGGACTGCCGACGGAGGAACTGTATCAACGCACCAAGATCGACCCCTGGTTCCTGGAGCAGATTCGCGAGATCGTCCGGTTCGAGGATCGGCTTCGCGGAGAAGCCTTGACGGCCGATCTCCTGCGGGAGGCCAAGCAACTTGGCTTCTCGGACGAACGAATCGGTCAGCTGAACGGACTGGACGGCAAGACTCTCCGCGAGCGCCGCATCAATCCGCCGGTCGAGACCGAGGCGATCCGCGCCACGTACAAGCGGGTGGATACCTGCGCCGCGGAATTCGAAGCCAAGACGCCGTACCTCTATTCCACCTACGAACGGGAATGCGAAGCGGCTCCGACCCAGAGGAAGAAAGTGGTCATCCTAGGCGGCGGCCCGAACCGGATCGGACAGGGCATCGAGTTCGATTACTGCTGCGTCCATGCCGCGTTCGCCCTCCGCGAAGAGGGGTACGAGACCATCATGGTCAACTGCAATCCGGAGACCGTGAGCACCGACTACGACACCTCGGACCGGCTCTACTTCGAGCCCTTGACGCAGGAGGATGTGCTGAACATCATCCGGGTCGAGCAGCCGCTGGGCGTGGTCGTCCAGTTCGGCGGGCAGACGCCGCTCAAGCTGGCTCTGCCGCTGGCGCAGGCCGGCGTCACGATTCTCGGCACCAGCCCCGACGCCATCGACCGGGCGGAAGACCGGGAACGGTTCCGCGACTTACTGGAGAAGCTCAAGCTCCGCCAGCCGGACAGCGGGATCGCCCGTTCCGTGGAGGAAGCGATCCAGCGAGCCGCCGCCATTACCTATCCCGTGATGGTCCGCCCCTCGTACGTGCTGGGCGGCCGCGCGATGCGCATCGTCTACGACGAGGCCGGCTTGAGGGGCTACATGACCTCGGCGGTCACCGCGTCCCCGAATCATCCGGTCCTCATCGACAAGTATTTGGAAGATGCGATCGAAGTGGACGTGGACGCCCTGTCCGACGGGCGACGGGTCGTGGTCGCCGGCATCATGGAACACATTGAAGAGGCGGGGGTCCATTCGGGCGATTCGGCCTGCTCGCTTCCGCCCTATACGCTGGGGCATTCCGTCGTGGAGGAAATCAGACGACAGACCACCGCATTGGCCATGGAACTGGGCGTCATCGGCTTGATGAACGCCCAGTTTGCCGTCCGGGACGGCAAAGTCTTCGTGCTCGAAGTGAACCCGCGCGGCTCGCGGACTGTGCCTTTCGTCAGCAAAACCATCGGCGTCCCTCTGGCCAAGCTGGCCATGAAAGTCATGATGGGCAAGACGCTTGACGAACTCGGCTTCACCGAAACCAAGCCCTTGGCCCATGTCGCGGTGAAAGAGGCCGTCTTCCCCTTCATGAAATTCGCCGGGGTGGACGTGCTCCTCGGCCCGGAGATGCGCTCCACCGGCGAAGTGATGGGCGTGGACGGGGATTTCGGCTGGGCCTTTGCCAAGTCTCAAGCCGGCGCCGGCGTGGCCCTGCCGCGCGGCGGCACGGTCTTCCTGAGCGTGAAGGATCAGGACAAGCCGGCGGCTCTGGATGTCGCGCGGCACCTGCAGCGCCTCCGGTTCAAGATCGAAGCCACCAGCGGCACCGCCGCCTACCTGCGCAACCAGGGGGTCGAGGTGCAGACGGTCAACAAGGTCAACGAAGGGCGCCCGCACATCGTGGACCACATCAAGAACGGTGAAATCAGCCTCGTCATCAACACGGTCGGGAGCGAGGCCTCGCATGCCGACTCCGCCTCGATCCGGCGCGAGGCGCTGCAAAAGGGCTTGCCTTACTATACGACCATGCGTGGCGCGCTGGCGGCCGCCTTGGGAATCGACGCGTCGCTCCGCAAGGCATTGACGATTCGGTCTCTCCAGGAATACCATGCGCGCAGGGAATGTTGA
- the greA gene encoding transcription elongation factor GreA, translating into MPTPITKKGYDALKAELDRLHKVERPKVIEAIAEARAHGDLSENAEYDAAKERQGFIEARIGELNHKLADARIIDTSKLSSETVVFGATVLIVECESQQKKQYTLVGQDEADLKDGKISVQSPVGKALIGKRVGDLVEVTTPARVVEYEVCEIRFETL; encoded by the coding sequence ATGCCGACACCGATCACCAAGAAAGGCTACGACGCGCTGAAAGCGGAACTGGACCGGTTGCACAAGGTGGAGCGACCCAAGGTCATCGAAGCGATCGCCGAGGCGCGCGCGCACGGCGACTTGAGCGAAAACGCCGAGTACGACGCCGCCAAGGAACGGCAGGGATTCATTGAAGCACGGATCGGCGAACTCAATCACAAGCTGGCGGATGCGCGGATCATCGACACCTCCAAACTCTCGAGCGAGACCGTGGTTTTCGGCGCCACGGTCCTGATCGTCGAATGCGAGTCCCAGCAGAAAAAGCAGTACACCCTGGTCGGGCAGGACGAAGCCGACCTCAAGGACGGGAAGATTTCGGTTCAATCGCCTGTAGGCAAGGCTCTGATCGGAAAACGAGTCGGGGACCTGGTCGAAGTCACCACCCCGGCCCGCGTGGTGGAGTACGAAGTCTGCGAAATCCGGTTCGAGACACTTTAA
- a CDS encoding ROK family protein yields MAKGKVEPPAQIKTLAVDIGGSGIKALILDGSGKPLTTRGRVATPKPATPKAVLDVIAGLAKAKGPFDRVSVGFPGVVRNGVTVTAPNLDQAWQGYKLAASLKRLLRKPVRVANDADVQGFGAITGRGVEVVMTLGTGMGSALFVDGRLVPNLELAHHPFRKGMTYEEQLGNIALKKAGKDKWNSRLGKAIQALDALFNYDVLYIGGGNTKHIAIPLPSNVKIVPNVAGLLGGIFLWRE; encoded by the coding sequence ATGGCGAAAGGCAAGGTTGAGCCGCCGGCTCAGATCAAGACGTTAGCGGTCGATATCGGCGGGAGCGGAATCAAGGCGCTGATCCTGGATGGGTCGGGCAAGCCTTTGACGACCAGGGGCCGCGTGGCGACTCCCAAGCCGGCCACGCCGAAGGCGGTGCTCGACGTGATTGCCGGCCTGGCCAAGGCAAAAGGGCCGTTTGACCGGGTGTCCGTCGGCTTTCCCGGCGTGGTTCGAAACGGTGTCACAGTGACCGCGCCCAATCTGGATCAGGCGTGGCAAGGCTACAAGTTGGCGGCTTCGCTGAAGCGCCTCCTTCGAAAGCCTGTCCGTGTCGCCAACGATGCCGATGTGCAAGGGTTCGGCGCCATTACGGGCCGCGGCGTCGAAGTGGTCATGACGCTGGGCACCGGCATGGGGTCGGCTCTCTTTGTGGACGGTCGCCTGGTTCCCAATCTCGAACTGGCGCACCATCCCTTCCGCAAGGGCATGACCTATGAGGAACAGCTTGGCAATATAGCGCTCAAGAAGGCGGGCAAGGACAAGTGGAACAGCCGGCTGGGCAAGGCCATCCAAGCGCTGGACGCTCTATTTAACTATGACGTTCTCTACATCGGTGGTGGCAATACCAAGCACATTGCCATTCCTCTCCCCTCCAATGTGAAGATTGTCCCGAACGTGGCTGGGCTCTTAGGCGGCATCTTTCTCTGGCGCGAGTAG
- a CDS encoding glycoside hydrolase family 15 protein — MPRDLPIGNGSLLVNFDCTYQLRDLYWPHVGLENHTKGQVFRFGVWVEGRFKWLDDPGWTRRLCYQEETLVTQVQLSHPELELELVCHDAVDFHENLYVRRIDVNNQTDRAREVRFFFHHDLHISSHEVGDTAYYEPERRSVCHYKGARWFLINGATPGKRPEDAADSVAGWHIGLQQWACGHKGVSGLQGTWRDAEDGVLSGNPIAQGSVDSTVAVHLTLPPQTMQTAYYWLAVGNDFEEVTRLNRSVRHRGPWHFLSRTASYWHLWLDVHRPDFGDLSAEISRLYLASLLILRTQIDNGGAIIAANDSDIASAVRDTYSYMWPRDGALVAHAINLAGYLPIPQAFFNFCREILSKEGYLLHKYNPDGTLASSWHPWVREGHKDLPIQEDETALVLWALWNHFERWKDVEYIKPLYRSLIVRAADFMVGYRDKKTGLPLPSYDLWEERRGVLAFTTAAVWAGLTAAASFAQAFGEMKQGEQYLAAAAEIKAGVETVLYRPERDRFIRMANQKPDGTWEFDETLDASMFGLWYFGMFGPDDPRIVRTMKAIRERLWIKTGVGGVARYENDYYHQQSQDVANVPGNPWFICTLWLAQWTIATATKRGDLKPAADVLTWCVEHGLASGVLAEQVHPETHAPLSVSPLTWSHATFVATVQEYLAKWRALSN, encoded by the coding sequence ATGCCGCGCGATTTGCCCATCGGGAACGGCTCACTCCTCGTCAACTTCGACTGTACCTACCAGCTCCGTGATCTGTACTGGCCGCATGTGGGGCTGGAAAACCATACCAAGGGGCAGGTCTTCCGATTCGGCGTCTGGGTGGAGGGGCGGTTCAAATGGCTGGACGATCCCGGCTGGACGCGGCGACTCTGTTATCAGGAGGAGACGCTGGTGACCCAAGTCCAGTTGTCGCACCCTGAACTGGAACTCGAGCTGGTGTGCCATGATGCGGTGGACTTTCACGAAAACCTCTATGTGCGCCGGATCGACGTGAACAACCAGACGGACCGGGCGCGCGAGGTCCGGTTCTTCTTTCACCACGATCTGCATATCTCATCCCATGAAGTGGGCGACACGGCCTACTACGAGCCGGAGCGCCGATCGGTCTGTCACTACAAGGGGGCCCGATGGTTCCTGATCAACGGGGCGACGCCGGGCAAGCGGCCGGAAGATGCGGCCGATTCGGTGGCCGGCTGGCACATCGGCTTGCAGCAATGGGCCTGCGGGCATAAGGGCGTCAGCGGGCTGCAAGGCACGTGGCGGGATGCCGAGGATGGGGTTCTGTCCGGCAATCCGATCGCGCAGGGATCGGTGGACTCCACCGTGGCGGTGCACCTGACGCTTCCTCCCCAGACGATGCAGACCGCCTATTACTGGCTGGCGGTGGGCAATGACTTCGAAGAAGTGACGCGACTCAACCGCTCCGTCCGCCACCGAGGGCCCTGGCACTTTCTGAGCCGGACCGCGTCCTACTGGCATCTCTGGTTGGATGTGCACCGACCGGATTTCGGCGACCTGTCCGCCGAGATCAGCCGCCTCTACTTGGCGAGTCTGTTGATCCTGCGGACGCAGATCGACAATGGCGGTGCCATTATTGCGGCGAACGATTCCGATATCGCCTCCGCCGTGCGCGATACCTATTCCTATATGTGGCCCCGCGATGGCGCGTTGGTCGCCCATGCGATAAACCTGGCCGGCTACTTGCCCATTCCACAGGCCTTCTTCAATTTCTGCCGGGAGATTCTGAGCAAGGAAGGCTATCTGCTGCACAAGTACAACCCCGATGGCACCCTGGCCTCGAGTTGGCATCCCTGGGTGCGTGAAGGTCACAAGGATTTGCCGATTCAGGAGGACGAAACGGCGCTGGTCCTCTGGGCCCTCTGGAACCACTTCGAACGGTGGAAGGACGTCGAATACATCAAGCCGCTGTACCGGTCGCTGATCGTCCGGGCCGCCGATTTCATGGTCGGATACCGGGACAAGAAAACCGGGCTGCCCCTCCCCTCCTACGATCTCTGGGAAGAGCGCCGCGGAGTCCTGGCATTCACCACTGCGGCGGTCTGGGCCGGTTTGACGGCGGCCGCGAGCTTTGCGCAAGCCTTCGGAGAGATGAAACAAGGCGAGCAGTACCTGGCCGCTGCGGCTGAGATCAAGGCCGGTGTTGAAACGGTCCTCTATCGGCCGGAACGGGACCGGTTCATCCGGATGGCCAACCAGAAGCCCGATGGGACCTGGGAGTTCGACGAGACGCTGGACGCCTCCATGTTCGGACTCTGGTACTTCGGCATGTTTGGGCCGGATGATCCGCGCATCGTCCGCACGATGAAGGCGATCCGCGAACGACTGTGGATCAAGACCGGCGTCGGCGGCGTGGCCCGCTATGAAAACGACTACTACCACCAGCAGAGCCAGGATGTGGCCAATGTGCCCGGCAATCCCTGGTTCATCTGCACGCTCTGGCTGGCCCAGTGGACCATCGCGACGGCCACGAAACGGGGGGATCTGAAGCCGGCTGCCGACGTGCTGACTTGGTGCGTTGAGCATGGGCTGGCCTCCGGAGTCTTAGCGGAGCAAGTGCATCCCGAGACCCATGCCCCTCTGTCCGTGTCGCCCTTGACCTGGAGCCATGCCACCTTTGTGGCGACCGTGCAGGAATATCTGGCCAAGTGGCGGGCCCTCTCCAATTAG
- the bioA gene encoding adenosylmethionine--8-amino-7-oxononanoate transaminase — MTPSSDAKQLADWDRRYLWHPFTQMQEWEQESPLIIERGRGSWLIDTQGRKYLDGVSSIWVNVHGHRHPTLDRAIRTQLGKVAHSTLLGLSSPPAIALARSLVKLAPRGLTRVFYSDDGSTAVEVALKMTIQYWRQRHPKAGPKRTFLHLQLSYHGDTAGAMSIGGIGLFRDRFNPLLVRAIAAEPPYCYRCPLKKTYPTCGLACVAPIEQILKRRHRDIAGLVIEPVVQAAAGMLTAPPGYLARIRELCTKYKVLLIADEVATGFGRTGKMFACQHEQVTPDLMAVSKGLTGGYLPLGATLATEAIYRAFLGQYGEWKTFFHGHSYTGNPLACAVALANLEVFRTEGTLARMQGKIRTLRRLLKPVARLAHVGDVRQRGFMVGIELVKDRATKEPYPLTERKGHWVVMEARRRGLLLRPLGNVVVLMPPLAVTVTELSRMTAIVSAAIRTVTEPPPAAGRRPRMRP, encoded by the coding sequence ATGACTCCCTCTTCTGACGCAAAACAGCTTGCCGACTGGGACCGCCGGTACCTCTGGCACCCCTTCACCCAGATGCAGGAATGGGAGCAAGAGTCTCCCCTGATCATTGAGCGGGGCCGCGGCTCTTGGCTGATCGACACCCAGGGCCGTAAGTACCTCGACGGAGTCTCCTCGATCTGGGTCAATGTTCACGGCCACCGGCATCCCACCCTCGATCGCGCGATCCGCACTCAGCTCGGGAAAGTCGCCCACAGCACCCTGCTGGGCTTGTCCAGCCCGCCGGCCATTGCCCTAGCCCGATCGTTGGTGAAGCTGGCTCCACGCGGATTGACGCGGGTGTTCTATTCGGACGACGGCTCCACCGCCGTGGAAGTCGCGCTGAAGATGACCATCCAGTACTGGCGGCAGCGCCATCCCAAGGCCGGCCCCAAGCGGACCTTTCTGCATCTCCAACTTTCCTACCATGGCGATACGGCCGGGGCGATGAGCATCGGCGGGATCGGTCTGTTCCGGGACCGGTTCAATCCCCTGCTGGTACGCGCGATCGCCGCGGAGCCGCCGTATTGCTACCGCTGCCCTTTGAAGAAAACCTATCCGACTTGCGGGTTGGCCTGTGTCGCCCCGATCGAGCAGATTCTGAAACGGCGGCATCGCGACATTGCCGGGCTGGTCATCGAGCCTGTGGTGCAAGCGGCCGCCGGGATGCTGACGGCGCCGCCCGGCTATCTGGCCCGCATCAGGGAACTCTGCACGAAATACAAGGTCCTCTTGATCGCCGACGAAGTGGCCACGGGATTCGGGCGGACCGGGAAGATGTTCGCCTGTCAGCATGAGCAGGTCACCCCGGATTTGATGGCCGTCAGCAAGGGGCTCACCGGCGGCTATCTCCCGTTGGGGGCGACATTGGCCACGGAGGCAATCTATCGCGCGTTCTTGGGACAATACGGGGAATGGAAGACGTTCTTTCATGGCCACAGCTACACGGGCAATCCCCTGGCGTGCGCGGTTGCCTTGGCAAACCTGGAGGTGTTCCGAACGGAAGGGACGCTGGCCCGCATGCAAGGCAAGATTCGCACGTTGCGCCGGCTGCTCAAACCGGTTGCCCGCTTGGCGCATGTGGGGGACGTCAGGCAACGAGGGTTCATGGTCGGCATCGAACTGGTCAAGGACCGAGCCACGAAGGAGCCCTATCCGCTGACGGAGCGAAAAGGCCATTGGGTGGTGATGGAGGCGCGCCGACGCGGTCTGCTGCTCCGGCCTTTGGGCAACGTCGTGGTCCTGATGCCGCCGCTGGCCGTCACGGTGACGGAACTGTCCCGCATGACGGCGATTGTTTCTGCTGCGATCCGGACGGTGACCGAGCCCCCGCCGGCCGCCGGCCGGCGCCCGCGCATGCGGCCATAG
- a CDS encoding elongation factor 4 translates to MSKDLQTRIRNFSIIAHIDHGKSTLADRFLETTGAITARESRDQILDAMDLERERGITIKAHAVAIRYKADDGQTYQLHLIDTPGHVDFTYEVSRSLAACEGAILLVDATQGVEAQTIANAHLAMANNLMILPVINKIDLPSSDVEGVKHQIQEVLGLDVADTLLVSAKEGKGVREILEAVVARVPPPSGDSDKPLKALIFDSWFDNYQGIIVLTRIVDGSIKPGTKIRLMSNNKVFDVLEVGQFTPKRTKTERLNTGEVGYVCAGIREAADTKIGDTITDANRSTDSALPGYKEVKPLVFCGLYSTDTARFEDLRDALQKLRLNDSSFAYEPETSLALGFGFRCGFLGLLHMEIIQERLEREYELTLITTAPTVVYQVLTTKGDILQIDNPAKLPTPSAIASFEEPFIQATIITPERYVGNILQLCQDRRGTQKGLHYLDPTRVMLTYELPLNEVILDFYDRLKSKTQGYASLDYELIGYRESDLVKIDMLLNGETVDALSFIAHKEKAHIRGRQMAEKMKELIPKQMFEIAIQAAIGNKVIARETVGAIKKNVTAKCYGGDISRKRKLWEKQKEGKKRMKQIGRVEVPQEAFLALLKVTGE, encoded by the coding sequence ATGAGCAAGGACTTGCAAACCCGCATCAGGAATTTTTCCATTATCGCCCATATCGATCACGGGAAATCTACCCTCGCTGACCGATTCCTTGAAACGACGGGGGCCATCACCGCCCGCGAGTCCCGAGACCAGATCCTGGATGCCATGGACCTGGAACGGGAGCGCGGCATCACGATCAAGGCCCATGCGGTGGCCATCCGGTACAAGGCGGACGACGGGCAGACGTACCAGCTGCATTTGATCGATACGCCGGGGCACGTGGACTTCACCTATGAGGTATCCCGCAGCCTGGCCGCCTGCGAAGGCGCCATTCTGTTGGTGGATGCCACGCAAGGGGTGGAAGCCCAGACGATCGCCAATGCGCACCTGGCCATGGCCAACAATCTTATGATCCTCCCGGTCATCAACAAAATCGACCTGCCGAGTTCGGATGTGGAAGGGGTCAAGCACCAGATCCAGGAGGTCTTGGGACTGGATGTAGCCGACACGTTGCTGGTCAGCGCCAAAGAAGGGAAGGGCGTCAGGGAAATCCTGGAAGCCGTGGTGGCCCGGGTGCCGCCGCCTTCGGGAGATTCGGACAAGCCCCTGAAGGCCCTGATCTTCGATTCCTGGTTCGATAATTACCAAGGCATCATCGTCCTGACCCGGATCGTGGACGGCTCGATCAAACCCGGCACGAAGATCCGCCTCATGTCGAACAACAAAGTCTTTGACGTACTGGAAGTGGGCCAATTCACGCCGAAGCGCACGAAGACCGAGCGGCTGAACACCGGGGAAGTCGGCTATGTCTGCGCCGGCATCCGGGAAGCCGCCGACACCAAAATCGGCGACACGATCACCGATGCGAACCGCTCCACCGACTCGGCGCTGCCCGGCTACAAAGAGGTCAAGCCCCTGGTCTTTTGCGGACTCTACTCCACGGACACGGCCCGATTCGAGGACCTGCGCGACGCGTTGCAAAAGCTGCGGTTGAACGATTCCTCGTTCGCCTACGAACCGGAAACCTCGCTGGCGCTGGGGTTCGGATTTCGCTGCGGCTTCCTCGGACTCCTGCACATGGAGATCATCCAGGAGCGGCTCGAGCGGGAATACGAACTCACGCTCATCACCACCGCGCCCACCGTGGTGTACCAAGTCCTCACCACGAAGGGGGACATCCTCCAGATCGACAACCCGGCAAAACTGCCGACCCCGTCGGCCATCGCCAGCTTCGAGGAGCCGTTCATCCAAGCCACGATCATCACGCCGGAGCGCTACGTCGGCAACATTCTCCAGCTCTGCCAGGATCGGCGCGGCACCCAGAAGGGATTGCACTATCTGGACCCGACGCGGGTCATGCTCACGTACGAATTGCCCTTGAACGAGGTCATCCTGGATTTCTACGACCGGCTGAAATCCAAGACGCAAGGATATGCGTCGCTTGACTATGAGTTGATCGGCTACCGTGAATCGGACCTCGTCAAAATCGACATGCTGCTGAACGGGGAGACCGTGGACGCGCTGTCCTTCATCGCCCACAAGGAGAAAGCCCATATCCGGGGCCGGCAGATGGCCGAGAAGATGAAGGAGCTCATCCCCAAACAGATGTTCGAAATCGCCATTCAGGCGGCGATCGGCAACAAAGTGATCGCTCGCGAAACGGTAGGCGCGATCAAGAAAAACGTCACCGCCAAGTGTTACGGCGGCGACATTTCGAGAAAGCGGAAACTGTGGGAGAAACAGAAGGAAGGCAAGAAGCGGATGAAACAGATCGGGCGCGTCGAAGTGCCGCAGGAGGCCTTCCTGGCCCTGCTGAAGGTGACCGGCGAATGA
- the lepB gene encoding signal peptidase I: protein MSLEQDQPRVEDVTGTAVHHADPAMPESVSAAEPVATAGVASRAGKSLLREYAEAIVVAMLLAFAIRVFVVQAFKIPSGSMIPTLLIGDHILVSKLSYGLQWPADCKFRMSFPPVTCYASRTVLSFGKPERGDVIVFRYPEDEEKDFIKRIVGLPGDTIEIRRKIVHVNGAPLDDRAFTQRVDPGVIDGHINPRDNFGPITVPAQSYFVMGDNRDQSLDSRFWGFVSEEKIKGKAFRIYWSWSGQGAWQDWVRWERFGKAIR from the coding sequence ATGAGCCTGGAGCAGGACCAGCCCAGAGTGGAGGACGTGACGGGGACTGCGGTGCACCACGCCGACCCTGCCATGCCGGAGTCCGTCTCGGCGGCCGAGCCGGTCGCGACGGCCGGCGTCGCCTCACGCGCCGGCAAATCCCTGCTGCGCGAGTACGCGGAGGCGATCGTCGTGGCGATGCTGCTGGCCTTCGCGATCCGCGTCTTCGTCGTGCAGGCGTTCAAGATTCCCTCCGGCTCCATGATCCCCACGCTGCTGATCGGAGACCATATCCTGGTCAGCAAGCTCTCCTACGGGTTGCAGTGGCCCGCCGACTGCAAGTTCCGCATGAGCTTCCCGCCGGTCACCTGTTACGCGTCCCGGACGGTGCTGTCCTTCGGCAAACCGGAACGCGGCGACGTGATCGTATTCCGGTACCCGGAGGATGAAGAGAAGGATTTCATCAAACGCATCGTGGGCCTGCCCGGCGACACCATCGAGATCCGCCGCAAGATCGTGCACGTGAACGGAGCCCCTTTGGATGACCGGGCCTTCACCCAGCGGGTTGATCCCGGCGTCATCGACGGCCATATCAACCCGCGCGACAACTTCGGACCGATCACCGTCCCGGCACAGTCCTACTTCGTCATGGGCGACAACCGGGACCAAAGCCTCGACAGCCGGTTCTGGGGGTTCGTGAGCGAGGAAAAGATCAAGGGCAAGGCGTTCCGGATCTATTGGTCCTGGAGCGGGCAGGGCGCCTGGCAGGACTGGGTACGATGGGAACGATTCGGCAAGGCCATTCGCTAA